CGCGGCGCACGGTGTCGCCGTCGAGATCAACAGCCGCCCCGACCGGCTGGACCCGCCGCACGCACTGCTCGACGTCGCCGTCGAGGCCGGGTGCGTGTTCTCGGTCGACTCGGACGCGCACGCCCCGGGGCAGCTCGACTGGCAGGTCGCCGGCTGCGAGCGCGCCGTCCAGCACGGCCTGGGTCCGGACCGGATCGTGTGCGCCTGGCCCGTCGAGCGGCTCCTCGACCGGGCGGAGCGGCTCGTCGGGTGACGCGCGCGACCCCCGTCCTGGCGTGCGCGGGCCTGAGCGGCCACTAAGGTCGTCCGCGACAGGCCGACGGCGGAGGGGTCCCCACCCCGCCGCCACGGGTGCGGCCTGAACGTCCGGGCGTGTCGCCCGGGCAGGCACGTCCGACCTACAAGGAGCACATCCCGTGAGCGTGAACCGCACCGAGCTCGTCCAGGCCATCGCCGCCAAGGCGGGTCTGACCAACACCGCCGCCGACGCGGCGCTCAAGGCCTTCCAGGAGGTCCTGGTCGAGCAGCTCTCCGCCGGCGAGAGCGTCACCATCCCCGGGCTGCTCGCAGTCTCCCGTGCGGACCGTTCCGCTCGTACCGGCATCAACCCGCAGACCGGCGAGAAGCTCGAGATCCCCGCCGGCTACCGCGTGAAGCTCACGGCCGGCAGCGCCCTCAAGCGCGCCGTCGCCAAGTAGTCGCACCCCCGCGGGCGCCGCATCCGGGCGCCCGACCGGCCCGGGCCCTCGTGCTGACCGCACGGGGGCCCGCGCCGTGCGACCCCGACCCGGGCCTGCACGTGCCGCTCGCCTAGAATCGCCGGTGCGGACGGTTCGTCCCGCCCGCACCCCACCCGCCGCGTGACCGGACGGAGGAGAACCCGTGGCCGTGATCCAGCGCAACACGCGCCAGCGCGCGGAGATCCTCGCGCTGCTCGACGGGCTCGACGAGTTCCGCAGCGCCCAGCAGCTCCACGAGCTCCTGCGCGCCCAGGGGTCCTCGACGGGCCTGGCCACCGTGTACCGCGCGGTGCAGTCGCTCACCGAGAGCGGCGAGGTCGACGTGCTCCGCAGCGAGGACGGGGAGTCGGTGTACCGCCGGTGCGAGCGCCGCGGCAGCCACCACCACCACCTCGTGTGCCGGTACTGCGGGCGGACCGTCGAGATCGACGGGCCCGCCGCGGAGACCTGGGCGGACCAGATCGCCGCCGCGCACGCGTTCGTCGACGTCGAGCACACCATCGAGCTCGTCGGGACGTGCGCGGACTGCCGGGCGGCGCGCAGCGCGCAGCACTGACGACCCCGGCCGCCGCGAGCGCCGCACGGACGGTGCGCCGGCGTGGGGGAGACTGGGACGCGTGAACCGACTGCACGACACCGAGCGGCGCGAGCTCGCGTCCGACAACTACGCCGGGGTGCACCCCGAGGTCCTGGCCGCGATCGCGGCCGCGAACGGCGGTCACCAGACCGCGTACGGCGGCGACGCGTACACCGCGCGCCTCCGGGAGGTCGCCGCGCAGCACTTCGGTGCCGGGGCGCACGCCTACCCCGTCTTCAACGGGACGGGCGCCAACGTGCTCGCGCTGCAGTCCGCGCTCCCGCGCTGGGGCGCCGTGATCTGCGCCGAGACCGCGCACATCCACACCGACGAGAACGCCGCCCCCGAGCGGGTGGGCGGTCTCAAGCTGCTGACCGTCCCGACGCCCGACGGCAAGCTCACGCCGGAGCTCGTGGCCCGCCACGCGTGGGGGTGGGGCGACGAGCACCGCGCCCAGCCGGGCGTCGTCTCGCTCACCCAGTCGACCGAGCTCGGCACGACGTACACCCCCGACGAGGTCCGGGCGATCACCGAGCACGCGCACGGCCTCGGCATGCGCGTGCACATGGACGGCGCGCGGATCGCGAACGCCGCCGCGTGGCTCGACGCGCCGCTGCGCGCGTTCACGACCGACGCGGGCGTCGACCTCGTGTCGCTCGGGGGGACCAAGAACGGCGCGATGTTCGGCGAGGCCGTCGTCGTGCTCGATCCCACGGCCGTGACCGGGGTCGACTTCCTGCGCAAGATCGACATGCAGCTCGCGTCGAAGATGCGGTTCGTCTCGGCCCAGCTCGTCGCCCTGTTCGAGGACGACCTGTGGCTGCGCTCGGCCCGGCACGCCAACGCGATGGCGGCCCGGCTCCGCGCCGGCGTCGAGCGGCTCGACGGCGTCGCCCTGACGTTGCCGACCCAGGCCAACGCCGTGTTCGCCGTCGTCCCGCCGCCGGTCGCGGAGCGGCTGCGCGAGGTCCGGCGCTTCTACGACTGGGACCCGGCCACGGGCTCCGTGCGGTGGATGTGCTCGTTCGACACCACCGAGGACGACGTCGACGGGTTCGTCGCGGCCCTCGAGGGCGAGCTGGCGCGGGTCTGACCGCACGCACGAGGCCCCGCGCGGCCGGTGGGGGACCGGACGCGCGGGGCCTCGCTGCTGTCACCCGGACATCACGGGGGGTGACACGTGGGGACAGGTGCGGGGGGCGATCCGCCCGCCCCCCGCACCTGTGCTCAGGGGCCGGCCGTCAGCCGGCGGTGCACGTCGCTCCGTTCAGGGTGAACGCGGTCGGTGCGGTGTTGGTCCCGGTGTGCGCGCCATTGAAGCCGATCTCGACGCTCGCACCGGGTGCGAGGCTCCCGTTCCAGGGCAGGGACGTCGCGGTGACGGCGGCCCCGGTCTGCGACCACGTCGCGCTCCAGCCCTGCGTCACGGTCTGCCCCGACGGGAATGCGAACCCGAGCGACCAGCTCGACAGCGCCGAGGCTCCGGTGTTGGTGAGCCGGAGGGTCCCCGTGAAGCCGGCGTTCCAGCCGTTCGCGGTGTACCTCACGGTGCACGCACCCGTCGCCCGGTCCGGCGGGGTCGTCACCGCGAGCGGCGTCGACGCGGCCGAGACGTTGCCGGCGACGTCCTTGGCGCGGACCGTGAAGCTGTACGCCGTGGCGGGGCTGAGCCCGGTCACCCCGAGGGTGGTCGTCGTGCTCGTGCCGACGAGCGTCGTCCCGCGGTACACGTCGTACCCGGCGATGCCGCTGCCACCTGCTCCGTCGGTCGAGGCGTCCCAGGCGAGGGCGACCGACGTCGCCGTGCCGGTGCCGGCCCGCAGACCCGTCGGCACGCTCGGTGCCGTCGTGTCGGTCGGGGTGGTCCCGGTCGTCGTGCGTGCGGCCACGGCGGCCGACGCGGCCGAGACGTTGCCGACGCGGTCGGTGGCCCGCACCGTGAAGGAGTAGGCGGTGTCGGCGGTGAGCCCGGTCGCGGTGAACGACGTCGTCGTGGACGTGCCGACGCGCGTCGTGCCGCGGTAGACCTCGTAGCCCGCGACGCCCGAGCCGGCGTCGGTCGACGCGGTCCAGGTCAGCGACACGCTCGAGGCGGTGGTCGCCGCGACGGTCACGCCGGTCGGGACCGACGGGGCCGTGGTGTCGGTGGGCTCGCCGCCGCCTCCCGTCGCCTCGCTGAGCGAGATGCCCGTGGTGCTGGCCGCGCCGCCGAGCTTGACCTGGTGGTCGAGGCTGATGAACTTGCCGCCCTCGGCCCACAGCGCGGGCTTCACGAGCGCGTACTTGGCCTCGTCCCACGACACCCAGTCGTTGCCGAGGAGGCCGCCGGTGTCGCCCGAGTTCGGGTTCAGGACCCAGAACGTGTGGTGCAGGCGGTACTTCGCGATGAGGTCGCGCAGCGCCGTCATCCACTTCTGGTTCGGGCCGCCGTCCATGAAGCCGCCCCACTCACCGATGAGGAGCGGCGCGATGTCCTGCTTGTGGATGTAGAGCCAGTTCGGGTCCCACACGTCGCGCTCAAGCGTCGTCGCGTCCCACGTGCCCGTGAACCAGGGCTGCTCGAACACGAGCGGGCCGTAGTCGTGCGGGGAGTACACGAGCTGGTCCTGGTTCGCCCCGAGGTCGATCGGGTGGTCGGCGACGCCGCGCAGCTGGCCGCCCCACCACGTGTTGTACCAGTCGTCCTTGTTCTTCGAGGTCCAGCTCGCGCCGTCCTTCGGGTACACCGCGGTGCCCTCGACGAAGATCAGCAGGTTCGGGTTGATCGCGAGGATCCGCCTGCCGGCGGTCTCGGCGAAGTGCTTGAAGTTGTCCGCGTCGGTGGTGTCGTTCCACTTCGCGAACTCCGGCTCCGAGAACGAGCCGTGCGGTTCGTTCTTGACGTCCGCACCGATGATCGTGTCGTTGGTCCTGTAGCGAGCGGTGACCCACTCCCACGCCTCGTAGACCTTCTCGGTCGTGATCGAGCCCTTCCACCACATCGGGTAGACGTGCCCGGAGTTGTCCGCCTCGGCGCTGTGCAGGTCGAGGAACACCTTGAGGCCGTACTTCTCGCACAGCTCGAGGAACCGGTCGAAGATCTGCAGGTTGTCCAGGCCGACCAGGTCCGGGTTCGCGAACGTGTTGACGTTCGGCGCCGCGACGGTCCTGCCCT
The Cellulomonas sp. NS3 DNA segment above includes these coding regions:
- a CDS encoding HU family DNA-binding protein, whose amino-acid sequence is MSVNRTELVQAIAAKAGLTNTAADAALKAFQEVLVEQLSAGESVTIPGLLAVSRADRSARTGINPQTGEKLEIPAGYRVKLTAGSALKRAVAK
- a CDS encoding Fur family transcriptional regulator, which codes for MQRNTRQRAEILALLDGLDEFRSAQQLHELLRAQGSSTGLATVYRAVQSLTESGEVDVLRSEDGESVYRRCERRGSHHHHLVCRYCGRTVEIDGPAAETWADQIAAAHAFVDVEHTIELVGTCADCRAARSAQH
- a CDS encoding threonine aldolase family protein, with protein sequence MGRVNRLHDTERRELASDNYAGVHPEVLAAIAAANGGHQTAYGGDAYTARLREVAAQHFGAGAHAYPVFNGTGANVLALQSALPRWGAVICAETAHIHTDENAAPERVGGLKLLTVPTPDGKLTPELVARHAWGWGDEHRAQPGVVSLTQSTELGTTYTPDEVRAITEHAHGLGMRVHMDGARIANAAAWLDAPLRAFTTDAGVDLVSLGGTKNGAMFGEAVVVLDPTAVTGVDFLRKIDMQLASKMRFVSAQLVALFEDDLWLRSARHANAMAARLRAGVERLDGVALTLPTQANAVFAVVPPPVAERLREVRRFYDWDPATGSVRWMCSFDTTEDDVDGFVAALEGELARV
- a CDS encoding cellulase family glycosylhydrolase codes for the protein MVLAAPAQAAPAQDWLHVEGNQIVDEAGQEVWLTGVNWFGFNASERVFHGLWSANLEQTTKAMADRGLNVVRVPISAQLLLEWSQGRTVAAPNVNTFANPDLVGLDNLQIFDRFLELCEKYGLKVFLDLHSAEADNSGHVYPMWWKGSITTEKVYEAWEWVTARYRTNDTIIGADVKNEPHGSFSEPEFAKWNDTTDADNFKHFAETAGRRILAINPNLLIFVEGTAVYPKDGASWTSKNKDDWYNTWWGGQLRGVADHPIDLGANQDQLVYSPHDYGPLVFEQPWFTGTWDATTLERDVWDPNWLYIHKQDIAPLLIGEWGGFMDGGPNQKWMTALRDLIAKYRLHHTFWVLNPNSGDTGGLLGNDWVSWDEAKYALVKPALWAEGGKFISLDHQVKLGGAASTTGISLSEATGGGGEPTDTTAPSVPTGVTVAATTASSVSLTWTASTDAGSGVAGYEVYRGTTRVGTSTTTSFTATGLTADTAYSFTVRATDRVGNVSAASAAVAARTTTGTTPTDTTAPSVPTGLRAGTGTATSVALAWDASTDGAGGSGIAGYDVYRGTTLVGTSTTTTLGVTGLSPATAYSFTVRAKDVAGNVSAASTPLAVTTPPDRATGACTVRYTANGWNAGFTGTLRLTNTGASALSSWSLGFAFPSGQTVTQGWSATWSQTGAAVTATSLPWNGSLAPGASVEIGFNGAHTGTNTAPTAFTLNGATCTAG